Genomic window (Nymphaea colorata isolate Beijing-Zhang1983 chromosome 1, ASM883128v2, whole genome shotgun sequence):
ACCTGGGCAAGGAGCGTAAATATTCAAAGTGTCGAGAGTTGTTTGATGACATTGTAAATCGTGGGCAGGTGCCTTGTGAATCAACGTTTCATATATTAATTATTGCCTATATTGGAGCGGATTCCCATGGTTGCTTGGAAGAAGCTTGTGTGATATATAACAGAATGATTCAGCTAGGAGGTTATCGTCCTAGCCTTAGTTTGCATAATGCTCTGTTCAGGGCCCTCGTGAGCAAACCAGGGGGGACATCAAAATACTATCTGAAGCAAGCAGAATTTATTTATCATAATCTGGAATCAAGTAAACTCGAGATACAAGGGGATATATATGCAGGTCTAATTTGGCTGCACAGTTATCAGGACAACATCGATAAAGAAAGGGTTGCAGAGCTTAGGAGAGAAATGCAGCAAGCAGGGTTGGAGGAAAGTCGAGATGTGCTTGTCTCCATCTTGAGGATTTGTTCCAAAGAAGGAGATGTTGATGAAGCTGAAAGGATCTGGAAGAAGCTACTTAATGCTGATTTTAGTATTCCTTCTCAAGCTTTTGTTTATAGAATGGAACTCTTTGCCAAATTAGGGGAGCCTATGAAATCTTTGGAGGAATTCAGGAGGATACAAGAACATGGAGTGCCCAACAGCATTGTGGCATATCATAAAATCATTGAGGTAATGTCGAAAGCCCAAGAGGCTGAAATTGCAGAAACAATTATGGATGAATTCAGGAAGAATGAGATGAAGCCTCTGTTGCCAGCTTACGTTGACTTGATGAATATGTATCTGGATCTGAGTATGCATGATAAAGTAGAATCTGCCTTTGTACAATGTAGCACTGAATGTCGTCCAAACAGAACTGTTTATAATGTCTACTTGGAGTCGCTGGTGCAAACCAATAATCTTGAAAAAGCTGAGGAGGTTTTCATTCAAATGCAGACTAATGGCGCACTTGGTGCCAACGATAGTGCATGCAACATTATCTTACAGGCATATTTGGATTCTGGTCAGCATGAGAAGGCAGAACAAATTTATGATCTGATGTGCCGGAAAAAATATGAGATCAAGCCTTCGCTGATCGATAAGCTTGACTATATGCTGAGCTCAAGGAAGAAGGTCGTAAAGAAACCAATAAGGCTAAAGCTTGAGAAAGAACAACGTGAAGTATTGATTGGCTTACTTTTAGGCGGTGCTGAAATGGAAATGATTGAACAAAGGAATCATTTGTTCCACTTTGAGTTCAAAGAGAATTCCTTTGTTCATGGTATGTTGAAGATGCATATCCAGGAGAAATTTTTTGAGTGGTTGGACTGTTATAGCCGACAGAGCAATGGAATTGAAGAGATCCCATATGGGCTTAGCACAATTCCGCATTCATCTTTTGGGTTCTTTGCTGATCAATTCTGGCCAAAGGGTCGGCCGATGATCCCAAAACTTATTCATCGATGGCTCTCTCCTCGTGTGCTGGCTTACTGGTATATGTATGGAGGCCATAAGAGCTCAAAAGGGGATGTCTTGCTCAGAATAAAGGGCACTTTAGAGGATGTGGAGCGGCTGGTCAAGGCATTGAAAATGAAGTCCATTGATTGCAAGGTTAAGAGGAAAGGCAAAACATTTTGGCTCGGTTGTCAAAATAGCAACGCGATATGGTTCTGGAAGCTGGTGGAACCTTATATCTTGCCAGATTTAAAAGGTATTCTAAATCCTGAATTTCACGGCTCTGTAGATGAGGAGACATCAGGAGGGGGCTATAGTGGATCTGATACAGATTCTGGATTGGATGTTTagcaatgaaatttttgattcaTTAGTGCGATGAGTATTATTTCATACTGGAAATGGTACGAACATGAAATAATCGGGTCTGGAACATTATAACCTCCTCCGTGGACGTCATCTCCAAAGAACCTCAAGGCAGTGGTGTCTTCATTACGAAACTTAGTATTAAAAAACAGCCTTGATTACCTGTTTATACTTTCGTGAATCTGTACAATTTGTAAGATAAAATTATTCTCTGTCCTTTTTGCCACCAACCCCCCAGAGGCAAGGACGCAATGAAAATTGCCTAATTTGTTGTAACCAATTTTGTACAATCTTGGTACCTGCTACTAGACAGATTTTAGTTTTTATACAATAAGAAAAGATAGTGCAACAAGGTTTACATCGTGGTTTAGTATCTGCTGCTGTTCTGTCTTGACAtatcaacataagcaaaggaataTGCTATGCTAATTGTTAAATTGAGAACCAAAAGCAAAAGTTCAACGAAAACAGAGTAGggaatcttttttttctaactTCGTAACAGCAAAGAACAAGCCACATGAAATGATTGCTGCCTGATGGCGTCTGCGCTGTCTGAAATCTTCGTGGCTTGTAGAAATGTGATTGCTTCTTTTTAGTGCAAGTGCCCGAACAGAGAGTAGCAGGTTCTGGTTATTGGTTTGCATTATGGGAAAGTATGTAATGGTACATGCTATTGCAACCTGAACGATCAAATCATGATTCTGCATATGACGGTCTGACTGTCGATGGAACCGAATTATGTACGCTGGTGCATGAACAACACCGCGCCTCATTTGATCCAAAGGCTGTATAAGGTGGAACTGGAGTTCCCGCAAATATATCGGCCATTTTACACCCCCAAGTTGAAAGCATATGCCTGTCTGATCTACCATCAAGCCGCATTCTTTCAGGTTCAGCGTGTTGAACAGAACGACCTGTAGCTCGTCATACAGAACGTAATCTATTTTCTTATACCAAACGAGATCTCTTCTGGCCTCGGGCTGAAATGACTGACTCATTCGCTAGAGAAAGTCGAAACAGTTTGACGAAAAATGAAGGGTTGGATTTAGACAGACGATAGGCACTAACTCCAAGTGGATAAACCAATAGTCCCACTTTACAGACTACTCGGCAGCCACTTTGTATACTCAAGAACCTTTCATCTGTATTCTTTAGCAATCTGACCTTGCAAGTGTCTTCCCATAAAGAAAAACTGGAAAAACAACGGCATATACCAGAGACCATAGTAAAGTCGCACATGGCAAATAGTTCCACCCTTAAATCCTATTTCCCGTAAGACCACAAACAGCAATCAAAAAGTGAAGCTACTGAATGCAACTGATATCGACGAAATGCGcaagtataaaattttaataacttAGTTTTCATGCGCACATGCatgaacaagttttaaaaagttGACGCCGATATTTAGACAAAACTTGAAACTTAGGCAGGAGTCAACTTTGAAATGGTGAACCAGACTCCTAGCCCCCGTTCAATTAAATGAGAGAGTACCAAAACATTATCAGAGATGCCACCAACGAGAAAAGGTACTACAATTATATATTAATGCCATCAAAAAAGTCCCTTTTGGGTAATGTATAGAGGAAAAAACATCAAATGGTATTCTAATCAACGATCATAAGGACCCATCCAAGACATATGTGGCTGAGAGTTCTGAACTGGCAACCGCAACATGGTAGCACCAATGTCAGCTTGTATAGCACCTGGTACCGCATACACTTGATTGTGCACAGGCACAGGCAAGTTCGCAGGGATGTTCATGTTTGCAGGGATGTTCATGTTTGCAGGGATATGTGCAGGCAGCGGCACCATTGAAGCTTGTCCACCCATATCCCAATTCCCAACAGAACTAGGACCCATTCCTCTTTCAGAACTAGGAGCAAAACCGTAGTTGGGAAGCTGAGAGGCTGTCATCCCAATTGGGGAGACTGGTTGCTGCCCGAGAATGGAAGGTTGTGTCTGAACTACGGTAGCACTGTGGTTCGTGTAGTCCCTGCTTTTGTCATTGTTTGCCTAGCAAATCAACATTGTTTCTTTCATAAGCCCATGTGAGAGGTCAATAGTCATTTCTTTTGGTGGATAAGGTTTTCGGGAATGGGATTCAGGTGCGAATAATACCTTCACATTGAGATCGGTATGCCGAGAATATGTAAGATGAAGCTTGCAATATCCTCCATCATAGATACAGTGACCTTCTAATGCTTCCTTGGCAACACTAGCCGTCTGCACATCTGTCGAAATGAAAATGCAGCAGTTTGTTCAAGGATTCCCAGAGATCTAATTTACAATGAAGAAATGCACAGGCAAGCCActgaatatacatatatattgactTATGCAAGTTCTTCATAATGGAAATTTTACACCAGAACCAGCAGTATTTACCATATCAAAGAGCCCCTAAAATGTGCAAAACTATAcagaaatttttgtaaaaaaaaaaatgtgtataaccaaataaaaaaaatataaaagactaaccatcatttgatttttgataaaatattaagtaattttaaaatctttccaaacaaatgaaaacgtaaaattaatatttattgAGCAACACAAACTAAAAGAGAAATAGGCAAAGTCAGAACTCAGAATATATGTAATAAAGCAAAACACAAACTGGAAGACTATGAGTAATCCAGTAGATATTCCATTGAACTGTAACCTTGTACATAATTTCTTCATAGAATTGTGAATTTAGACTTTACAGCAAGGAAACTCTTTAAGGACAGGTTGAAATTTAGAATTATAAATACTTTTTTATCCTATACCTCAACTATTTCAGAATTTGAAATTATACATTACCTTTTTCTGCTTGACAAGTTTTGAGGCCTCTGTTTGTCAGGACCCTCATAATTCTCAAAAAACGCGCCTTTTTAAGCCTCTCATATTTATAAACATACTCACCATAGTCATCAATAGACTTCAACAGAACAGTGTAGTAAAAGTCCAAAGTCCAAATGGAACATTTTTACTAAGAAACAGGAACAGATAAAATTGGTAGCACTAACAGTACACTACTACCCAGAGAAAGGGTTAATATGTACCTGGATATTGAATTAATGCTTGCCACCCACCATTCTTCTCAAACATTGCAATTTTTAGAACCATCCCAAATGCAGAGAACACCTAAAACATCAGGCCAAATAGGAAGAGAGCTGTAAGTAAGAGAAGTCATGTGATCTTAAAACCAGGTGAAATTATATAGTACCGTATGCAAAACATCAGCAGTTACTGCATACTGCATGTTCTCTATAGATGCAAGGAGAACATTGCTCTCTGCTTCCTGTCTTTTTCCATCAGGCCCAACGATAAACTGCATAAACATATGAAACTCATATTACACGACCACAAACTAGGTAACAAAGTATGCTTAACATATGtatatgcacacacatagagagggagagaggaagagacagaaaGAACAACGTTTCTGATGTCCAGTACTTATAGCTGTCTGGCACCGGCTTATCCTGGCTGTGTATCACATATCTGACCACATGGTCAGATATCCAAAGCTATATACCTGAGGAAAATCACCAGAGTCCAATGTATAGATCGGATTTTACAACATAGCCATTCTGAACAGTTGATTTaatgattttataaaatttgatctACATTTTGAATTTCGGCAATTTTCCTTTTGAATAGATAGTTTTAGACATTTTGACCATACAGATGCAGTCAGACATGATAAAAGCACCTGGGGTCCAGTGATGAAGCCAGGCAGCTATCAATCATTAAACAAATTGGATGTCTTCATCAGTGGATTTTATATAATATAGACACGTTTTTTTTGAAGTCTTACCTGAGCATTGGCATCAATTGCAGAGGGAGCAACAGGAAGGTAAGGATTGGTGTAGTCCCTGTGCATGAAGATACATACGACCATAAGAAagagttttgtaaaaaaaatttaaaaaaaaaatttttttaaaaaaaaaacttcagatATACAGTCAGACTACTTATTGCATGGAAAGTAAAATGCAAGTTTTGTACGGCATCACAGTAGCTAAGACATCCACGGTTGACAACTTAATAGTTTGTATATTTGGTGAAAGAAGCAAAAGGCAAGAGACaggaacaaaacaaaaaggaagctGAACCGGAAAGAAttgagaaagaaggaaaggaaaagaaaagggtcATTTGGATAACTCAAATTTCTCGATATTAGTGTTTAAAAGCTTAGTGTACTAAATTCCAACAGGAATGTCTTTCGCAAAGCCTAACAGAAAAAAGATTACTGGAAACCTGTACACTCGTACCCTTCCTCTGTTGACAAATCTAAGAATTCCATATTCGGTTAGAAATTGAAGGTAGCACTGACAGTCCAGGCAAAAACAGAACTATGCTAGCAGAAACAATGCACATATAACTCTTTTCAATAAGACTCGAGTTACAACAGAGTTCATACTACATATGAAGCACATGCACTTTTAGTCATAATAACCAGTataaatttacaaattttatgaaattttgagATCAAAACCTTCATCTCTATGATTGTCAACATTCAACTTTTAtgtactttaaagtttaaaagagaaaacaatattTCATATTGCAAACTTCCACAAGAATTAGAAGTATATTCCCAATAAGTCAAAACCTAAAACCCGAAGTCATGATTTTCATAATTATCATATTGTATTTGTTACCCCACCCATGTCGTTGTGCTGTCTTTGTGACGTAACATGAGGAATAGTCAAACAAAAGCTGAAAATACataacacattcacaaaagAAGCTCTGAGAATGAAATATATCTTTGAAGGTAAATGAGTACTATAAGATATAACATTCACAATGTTACTTTAGTCAACATTACCATGTCTAGAGAAGGTAGGTGCAAGCAAATCAAGAAGTATGAAATATGagttatcaaacaaaaatgCAGGGTGCTGCTCAGGATGTACCAGTATACTAATTTGTTAATTGACTGTCCTGGTATGACAATTGACAACCACTGCCTAAAAATGTCCATCTCAATGAAAGAATAAACCATCTGAAGCAAATTTTGCATAGAATCTTCTCTAATGCAAAGATAGGGTGGATACTGAAATGAGCAGGGCCACCCCTGTTAGAAGCAAACACTGCCCAACAGGCTTGGACCGAGGCTGGTTACACTAAGGCTCGTCAGAGCCTTCATTCTTTGCCCATTACACCAGGCCAAGTCAGGCTCATCCAAAAGCTAGACCTGATATGTACATTAAGAAGCAGCAAGACCCAGCCCATCCAGGTCAGTACCAAGGTCCGTCAAGTTACAGGAGGAAAAGGTTCCCATCATATACTCAAAGTCTCAAAGCaacaaacaaaggaaaatattgcCATGCCTTTGACCAGAACAAAGACAAAGTGGATATAAAAAAGAATGTTGTATTGCTTTAGCCTTCTCTGTCATAAACAATAAGACCAGGCGCATAATACCAGCAGCAATCTCAAAGGCAAATAGTGAAGTAcatattgaagaaagaaagtgaTAACTCAACACAACAATCTAAGGGTATATGCTAGTGTTCCTAAATGAAATATTTAAGAACTTAGAAGGAACAATAATAGATTGGTTTTGTGGTCGCACCTGCTTCGATGACTTTGAAACTTAACATTCAAGTCGGTATGAgcagaaaaattaattttgaggTTGCATGTCCCCATATGTTCTGGAAGCAAATATCTGGAAAAGAAGACAACATTAAACATCAAAAACCTGCTATAATCCAGAGAATACCTTAAAGGCTTAAACTCTACACAGACAAATAGGAATGAAACATTACCTCGGAATACTTCTTCCAtccaatgcattttttgcagAAGTTGCAGTTTCAGTGTTGGAGAATTGGATTAAAGCCTGGAGatattaaacaaataaattagaGGCATGAGAGGGTCCTCAAATAACTCTTCTGCATGAGCTACTCCTCAAATGCTTATACAAACATGCCAATGTTTTATCACCTGGAAACCAGCTGTCTTCTCAAAAGTTGCAATTTTGTGCACAAAACCAAAGGCTGAAAAGACCTGCATTTTTGCCAAAATGGATGTCAGGCATTTGAATCCAATGATCCACAGGGGAGGAAAGGGACGAAAATTTGTCAACGGTGCATGAAGCTTCTACAACAGAACCAAGAAAGATGATAAAAGAAGATTCCTAAAGTGGCTTCTATGTCAAAGTAGAACACATTGCTAGttcatggtttgaaatttaTCTGTATATCCTCACAAACTAATAAGAAATGATTGGGTGGCAAATGTCATAACTTTCTTTGTGTTCTCAATTATTTTGAAGGTTGAACACAGCGTTCACTAACCGGGTCAAGATTTGACTCAATCGAGAATCAGTTGACTCGACTGACACAACTGAGTCAAGCACAATGAgttttagataaaaaataaattaataataaagaaTAATTGTgactcagttttttttttccttgaatcaAAATGGAAAGGCCAAAAAAAGGGAGGAGGATGCTGAATTTGTTggttctctctcttattttctctctctctttcgcaaTATGTACATAAAGGTTGGATCATTTGTTGTGGGGTTTTTGCCTTTTCGACAATGCCTAAGCTCAAAACCCCAAACCACCCTGgctcttgatctctctctctctatttctctcatGCCCCAAAGGTGGTCAATCGTGCCATCGATAACCACCCAACAAGGAAGagaacatactttttttttccattttagtaGATTCACCAAGTCGTTAAGCGTTGAATAGTTAATTAGATCATTTGGAGAAAACCTAGAAGAAAGATATAGTCATGATCGAGTGTTCGAGTCAACCCACTAACTAGCTGACCCAGTTGGCTGCTGATACGAGTCTGACTcccaagtttgccaactatgcctATATGTACTTTCTTTTAATCAAGAAAAAGGTGGAGAACGACTTTCAAAGGTAGATTCAAAAGCCATGTCCTTATCGTGATATGTGTATTTTTATTAGCAAGCTCTAGGGAAATTTGACTTTTTCATGCTTTCTATCACTTCTTAGAGCCAAACATATTCCACACAAAAGTGTGAAAAAAAACTAACAGAGGAATAGTACATTGTGGAGGCGCTATTTGGCATTGAATTGGCACAAAGGATTTGGAAGCTCAGGATTGCTAAAGTCTAAACCCATTGGTAGCTGGTAGTTGTCAACCTACAAAAATTGGCAACTCATACCAGCTGCCAGCTCCCAAAAAGCATTCATGGTTAATGGAAACTAATAATCCTCACCTTCATACTAATCAATCGTAGTTCAGATACTGTTGTCAAATGCcaaattatgtaaaaataaggTCAATTCAATCACCTTTATCATGATTCGATATCCTGCAaatttttgcaacaaaaaataaagaaggatGAAAGCTTAAACACATAAATAACATGCACCTGAGTTGGTATGCTGGACATAGAACTGCTAGGAAAGGGGGTTTTGGATTATGTTTAGTAAGTTCTAGGCCAAcccaaattttcttttaaaacatgGCAATCCTAAATCccccatttttcttcttcctccaagCATTTTCTTCTCTAATCTGCCATAAGAATCCCTCCACCGTGAGGGCCTCATGCCAGTTGCCACCTGTCCTAACCTCCAACAACTACGACTCACTCCAGAAACAGTCTGAAGTTTCCAGCAATTAGTGGCAACCTAGAGGTACACAGAATTTTATGCTTagtatgaaatttttttccaaacaaaTCAGCATTTTAACAAGTTCTTTTCTGCTGTTTTGCCTACTTGAGCTTTAaactctttctttatttttcttgttgagATATATGGTTCTCTTGTTTTAGATCCTaaatcctttatttattttttcttctgtttcttcttttatcaaacccat
Coding sequences:
- the LOC116256917 gene encoding polypyrimidine tract-binding protein homolog 2-like isoform X2 gives rise to the protein MSRKHLRWQPTASGECACVFSAFGFVHKIATFEKTAGFQALIQFSNTETATSAKNALDGRSIPRYLLPEHMGTCNLKINFSAHTDLNVKFQSHRSRDYTNPYLPVAPSAIDANAQFIVGPDGKRQEAESNVLLASIENMQYAVTADVLHTVFSAFGMVLKIAMFEKNGGWQALIQYPDVQTASVAKEALEGHCIYDGGYCKLHLTYSRHTDLNVKANNDKSRDYTNHSATVVQTQPSILGQQPVSPIGMTASQLPNYGFAPSSERGMGPSSVGNWDMGGQASMVPLPAHIPANMNIPANMNIPANLPVPVHNQVYAVPGAIQADIGATMLRLPVQNSQPHMSWMGPYDR
- the LOC116256917 gene encoding polypyrimidine tract-binding protein homolog 1-like isoform X1 is translated as MASVSGQPQFRYTQPPSKVLHLRNLPWECTEEELIELGKPFGRIVNTKCNVGANRNQAFIEFAELNQAIAMISYYASSPEPAQVRGKTVYIQYSNRQEIVHNKTSGDAASNVLLVTIVGVDAANVSIDVLHLVFSAFGFVHKIATFEKTAGFQALIQFSNTETATSAKNALDGRSIPRYLLPEHMGTCNLKINFSAHTDLNVKFQSHRSRDYTNPYLPVAPSAIDANAQFIVGPDGKRQEAESNVLLASIENMQYAVTADVLHTVFSAFGMVLKIAMFEKNGGWQALIQYPDVQTASVAKEALEGHCIYDGGYCKLHLTYSRHTDLNVKANNDKSRDYTNHSATVVQTQPSILGQQPVSPIGMTASQLPNYGFAPSSERGMGPSSVGNWDMGGQASMVPLPAHIPANMNIPANMNIPANLPVPVHNQVYAVPGAIQADIGATMLRLPVQNSQPHMSWMGPYDR
- the LOC116246266 gene encoding pentatricopeptide repeat-containing protein OTP51, chloroplastic, whose amino-acid sequence is MLLCGGTQEIASVGVLQLFFLHKPPPPPSTATISFSIASALMLRSRVLGAFSSLKTTTPFTRFSPLFSHSPKVPLPPPRVGIHHQPSSKTTQLTSQRQLPHSPLPASSVELHDQRTSEDDVEEKFVGAGTWGSDREFRTPTGPLLEVRDLEELPEQWKRSKVAWLCKILPSHKPATLIRLLNSQRKWMAQEEAKYIIVHFLRIRENDASFRVYKWMVQQRWFQFDFALATNLADHLGKERKYSKCRELFDDIVNRGQVPCESTFHILIIAYIGADSHGCLEEACVIYNRMIQLGGYRPSLSLHNALFRALVSKPGGTSKYYLKQAEFIYHNLESSKLEIQGDIYAGLIWLHSYQDNIDKERVAELRREMQQAGLEESRDVLVSILRICSKEGDVDEAERIWKKLLNADFSIPSQAFVYRMELFAKLGEPMKSLEEFRRIQEHGVPNSIVAYHKIIEVMSKAQEAEIAETIMDEFRKNEMKPLLPAYVDLMNMYLDLSMHDKVESAFVQCSTECRPNRTVYNVYLESLVQTNNLEKAEEVFIQMQTNGALGANDSACNIILQAYLDSGQHEKAEQIYDLMCRKKYEIKPSLIDKLDYMLSSRKKVVKKPIRLKLEKEQREVLIGLLLGGAEMEMIEQRNHLFHFEFKENSFVHGMLKMHIQEKFFEWLDCYSRQSNGIEEIPYGLSTIPHSSFGFFADQFWPKGRPMIPKLIHRWLSPRVLAYWYMYGGHKSSKGDVLLRIKGTLEDVERLVKALKMKSIDCKVKRKGKTFWLGCQNSNAIWFWKLVEPYILPDLKGILNPEFHGSVDEETSGGGYSGSDTDSGLDV